The following coding sequences are from one Shewanella eurypsychrophilus window:
- a CDS encoding ERCC4 domain-containing protein, translating into MNKMLIEIAYDDREHAEILLEQLTLHTDVHLIRKRLMLGDYQINNWLIERKTLPDLALSLCNGRLFSQIYRLSESSCNTALLIEGTTRDIASYDITRESLIGAICSISLSFNMPILRSLSQTESAKILYFCATQLYSREAGLKLDGRKPKRKKNRQLFILQSLPQIGPKLAKRLLSHFNNIEAVFTATEEELINVEGIGRDKARKIREILTQ; encoded by the coding sequence ATGAATAAAATGCTCATTGAGATCGCTTATGATGATAGAGAGCACGCTGAGATATTGCTCGAACAACTAACACTCCACACAGATGTTCACCTGATAAGAAAACGCCTAATGCTCGGTGATTATCAGATAAACAACTGGCTGATAGAAAGAAAAACACTCCCAGATCTCGCCTTATCACTCTGCAATGGTAGGCTATTTTCTCAGATCTATAGATTATCTGAAAGTTCCTGTAATACGGCACTACTTATTGAAGGAACAACTCGTGATATTGCCTCTTATGACATTACTCGAGAATCCTTAATAGGAGCGATATGCTCAATTTCACTCAGCTTCAATATGCCCATTTTACGCAGCTTGTCCCAAACAGAGTCGGCTAAAATCCTCTACTTCTGTGCCACACAATTATACAGCAGAGAAGCTGGGTTAAAACTTGATGGTAGAAAGCCTAAGCGTAAAAAAAACCGCCAACTTTTCATACTGCAAAGCCTTCCACAGATAGGCCCCAAGTTAGCCAAACGCCTATTAAGTCATTTTAACAATATCGAAGCGGTATTTACTGCAACAGAAGAGGAGTTGATCAACGTTGAGGGGATAGGACGAGATAAGGCTCGAAAAATACGCGAAATATTAACGCAATAA
- a CDS encoding amino acid adenylation, with amino-acid sequence MLKEPLERITDSDGNNPGVQSISTNANRVSWQGQVIQLSGRQWQPYDDGSWLVVFMESHSRYCMMIHYPLKPDWQQVQQDFYNQWKLHTIGWLRANRFIRHDDHGIQVLDNIEYYFDQTKVHCFRNLDPSIGAHITEVQHYLHSLFDDHKPRRFDNDEAWELSMYINEQPRKIAGQRSKKSEFTPAERFIDDALYRFGSGICDQDFPDIKPGNFLCPYPEKPILRLLK; translated from the coding sequence ATGCTTAAAGAGCCTCTTGAGCGAATAACTGACAGCGATGGAAATAATCCGGGTGTGCAATCGATTAGCACTAATGCCAATCGAGTTAGCTGGCAGGGGCAGGTTATTCAACTATCTGGCCGTCAGTGGCAACCCTATGATGATGGCAGTTGGCTCGTGGTATTTATGGAGTCCCATAGCCGCTACTGCATGATGATTCATTACCCGTTAAAGCCCGACTGGCAGCAGGTACAGCAAGATTTTTATAATCAGTGGAAACTGCACACCATTGGCTGGCTGCGAGCAAATCGCTTTATTCGACATGACGATCACGGTATACAGGTTCTCGATAATATCGAGTATTACTTTGATCAAACCAAGGTCCACTGCTTTCGTAATCTAGATCCCAGTATCGGTGCCCATATTACTGAGGTACAGCACTACCTGCACTCATTGTTTGATGACCACAAGCCGCGCCGCTTTGACAATGATGAGGCGTGGGAGTTGAGCATGTATATCAATGAACAGCCTAGGAAGATTGCAGGGCAACGAAGTAAAAAGAGTGAGTTTACTCCTGCAGAACGCTTTATCGACGATGCCCTATACCGCTTTGGCAGCGGTATCTGCGATCAGGACTTTCCTGATATTAAACCAGGAAATTTTCTCTGCCCCTATCCTGAGAAACCGATACTCAGGTTGTTAAAATGA
- a CDS encoding helix-turn-helix domain-containing protein has translation MKVTNSKQLSAYLKDARLNMKLSQSKVGNKVGIRQDTVSSFEQNPDSTKLETLFKILSALNLELDVKVRNPELGGEIHDDKAITSDQEWKEEW, from the coding sequence ATGAAGGTGACCAACTCAAAACAGCTTAGTGCGTATCTCAAAGATGCACGACTGAATATGAAGCTCTCGCAAAGTAAGGTGGGCAATAAGGTCGGCATTCGTCAGGATACGGTTTCTAGCTTTGAGCAAAACCCCGATTCAACCAAATTAGAAACGTTGTTTAAGATCTTATCAGCATTAAATCTTGAGCTAGACGTTAAGGTTAGAAATCCAGAGTTGGGGGGTGAAATCCACGATGATAAAGCCATAACCTCTGACCAAGAATGGAAGGAGGAGTGGTAA
- a CDS encoding type II toxin-antitoxin system HipA family toxin yields MAILDVYMNGYFIGEFTKSTTGSHLFKYEQQWLDISGSRPISLSMPLRKHEYKGDEVYNFFDNLLPDNTDVRNRIVARHNAQSTQAFDLLYKVGQDSVGALQLVPHDQNAFDVKKIESKPLSDKELEKVLKGYQSDIPLGMLADEDDFRISIAGAQEKTALLNLDGQWHLPIKATPTTHIIKLPIGEIQSHSHTIDMSDSVENEYLCMMIVREFGLDVPQCSIIQVGDIKALTVERFDRKLSTDGKWIMRLPQEDFCQTLNIPPAKKYESHGGPGIEQIMPYLLGSKNAERDRYNFMKSQVLFWLLAATDGHAKNFSLFIEAGGGYRLTPFYDILSISPAIGGKGLNIRNAKLAMGLKATKGKEYRIAQIFPRHFIQTAKAIGYDTDAMAYIMSELADVVDSVVTKVKSQLPIDFPVHIRDSILDGLEARANRLVNLAPVNM; encoded by the coding sequence ATGGCTATTCTTGATGTTTATATGAATGGTTACTTCATCGGGGAGTTCACTAAATCTACTACAGGCTCCCATCTGTTTAAGTATGAACAGCAATGGTTAGATATATCCGGTAGCCGCCCTATATCGCTCTCTATGCCACTGCGAAAGCATGAGTATAAGGGAGATGAAGTTTATAACTTCTTTGATAACTTACTTCCAGATAACACGGACGTTAGAAATAGAATAGTTGCTCGTCACAATGCGCAATCTACCCAGGCGTTCGATCTGCTATATAAAGTAGGACAAGACAGTGTCGGTGCGCTGCAGTTAGTACCACATGATCAAAATGCTTTTGATGTAAAAAAAATTGAATCTAAACCTTTGTCCGATAAAGAATTAGAAAAAGTACTAAAGGGCTATCAGTCAGATATCCCGTTAGGTATGTTAGCGGATGAAGATGATTTTAGAATTTCTATTGCTGGAGCCCAAGAAAAGACTGCTTTACTTAATCTCGATGGCCAATGGCACCTTCCAATTAAAGCAACTCCTACAACTCATATTATCAAGCTGCCAATCGGTGAGATCCAGAGCCATTCACATACAATTGATATGTCAGACAGCGTTGAAAATGAATATTTGTGCATGATGATAGTCAGAGAGTTTGGCTTAGATGTGCCGCAATGCTCAATAATCCAAGTGGGTGATATTAAGGCGCTTACTGTTGAACGCTTTGATCGTAAGTTATCGACCGATGGCAAATGGATTATGCGGTTGCCACAAGAAGACTTTTGTCAGACCTTAAATATTCCACCAGCCAAAAAATATGAAAGTCATGGTGGTCCCGGTATTGAACAGATCATGCCTTATCTTCTCGGCTCTAAGAATGCAGAGCGAGATAGATATAATTTCATGAAGTCTCAAGTATTGTTTTGGCTGCTAGCTGCAACCGATGGGCATGCGAAAAACTTCTCATTATTCATTGAGGCTGGTGGCGGTTATCGATTAACCCCCTTTTACGATATTTTGTCCATATCCCCAGCCATTGGAGGAAAAGGTTTAAATATCCGTAATGCTAAGTTGGCTATGGGACTCAAAGCGACGAAAGGTAAGGAATATCGGATAGCACAGATCTTCCCAAGGCACTTTATCCAAACAGCCAAGGCTATAGGTTATGACACTGACGCTATGGCGTACATTATGAGTGAGCTAGCGGATGTAGTAGATTCGGTAGTTACCAAGGTGAAGTCACAGTTACCTATAGACTTTCCTGTTCATATACGGGACTCCATTCTAGATGGTTTAGAAGCGAGAGCTAATCGATTAGTGAATCTTGCCCCTGTCAACATGTAA
- a CDS encoding nucleotidyltransferase domain-containing protein — MKINSTDTIANFPALKARKIIRGLSRNHEGFNISTLRSVIGTTKKVTQSHLNSFISEGYIEAIDPPSKDRTHITTIKGNSLAQATASKKVKRSTANKHYEEFMERVNEINSSDKYLFQVSEVILFGSYLTDAPTVSDIDLYIRVERKPKFSDNFSSIREQRTLEMERDGRQFRTFSELIYWPETDVRKYLKNGSRVISIQACMPDPDDIPEGNKTVFNIHSH; from the coding sequence ATGAAAATTAATAGCACAGATACAATAGCCAACTTCCCTGCACTTAAAGCTAGAAAAATAATAAGGGGTTTATCACGTAACCATGAAGGATTTAATATTTCAACATTAAGGTCAGTTATTGGAACGACTAAGAAAGTTACTCAATCGCACCTTAATTCATTTATAAGCGAAGGGTATATAGAGGCTATTGATCCGCCTAGTAAAGATAGAACCCATATAACAACAATAAAGGGAAACTCATTAGCTCAAGCAACAGCATCAAAAAAGGTTAAACGCTCTACGGCAAATAAGCACTATGAAGAATTTATGGAAAGAGTTAACGAAATAAACTCCAGTGATAAATATTTATTCCAGGTCAGTGAAGTTATTTTATTTGGTAGCTATCTAACCGATGCTCCAACTGTCAGTGATATTGACCTTTATATTCGCGTAGAACGAAAACCAAAGTTCTCTGACAACTTTTCCTCGATACGAGAGCAAAGAACACTAGAAATGGAAAGGGACGGGAGACAGTTCCGGACATTCTCTGAACTCATTTACTGGCCAGAAACAGACGTAAGAAAGTATCTAAAAAATGGTTCACGAGTGATCAGCATCCAAGCTTGTATGCCCGATCCGGATGACATACCAGAAGGCAACAAAACAGTTTTCAACATTCATAGTCATTAA
- a CDS encoding tyrosine-type recombinase/integrase: MPRVHSARDRDEFQVILNSLENRRGFMARCLAELTALWALRISDILAITTRQIDESFDTGEFSIIEGKTQKVKVITLTPHSIKLLNKMRLEAPNNTYLFESRYGGERRPLSRKTAWRWMDEVESDVIRHRRSCGRLGGVNLGTHSLRKSGSRLRQQVGCTLEELQQLLNHSKPDTTINYLDNNEQDLVDTFIAGDEALFGDVKSN; this comes from the coding sequence ATGCCTAGAGTCCATTCAGCCAGAGATCGAGATGAATTTCAGGTCATCTTGAATTCACTAGAAAACAGACGTGGATTTATGGCCAGGTGCCTTGCTGAATTGACAGCTCTATGGGCATTACGGATCAGCGATATCCTAGCTATTACCACGAGGCAAATTGATGAATCATTTGATACTGGAGAGTTCTCAATAATCGAAGGGAAAACCCAAAAAGTTAAGGTGATAACGTTAACACCTCACTCAATAAAATTACTCAATAAGATGCGACTGGAAGCCCCAAATAATACCTACTTATTTGAAAGTAGATATGGCGGTGAACGTAGGCCGTTAAGCCGAAAGACAGCATGGCGTTGGATGGATGAAGTTGAGAGCGATGTGATTCGACACAGGCGATCATGTGGTCGCTTAGGAGGGGTGAACTTAGGCACTCACTCCCTACGTAAATCAGGGTCACGTTTAAGGCAACAAGTGGGCTGTACTTTAGAAGAGTTACAACAGTTACTGAACCACAGTAAGCCAGATACAACCATCAACTACTTAGACAATAACGAACAAGATTTAGTGGATACGTTTATAGCTGGTGATGAGGCGTTATTTGGGGATGTAAAAAGTAATTGA